Within the Polymorphobacter megasporae genome, the region GTCACCGGCGACGCGCGATTTGTCATGCGCCGCCGCTCGTTCGGCTGGACTCAGGACGCCGTCGCCATTGCTGTCCAGCCGCGCGAAGCGCTTCGCCAGCATGGCATCGATCTCCGCCTTGTCGAGCATGCCGTCACCGTTCCGGTCGATCCGGGCAAACCGCTTCGCCGGGTCACCTTTGCCGGCCTTGGCGGCGGCGAGGAACTCGTCCCGGCTGACACGGCCGTCGCCGTCGGTATCGGCGGCCAGCAGCTTGCGTTCGTGCCGCTGAACATATTGCTGGAGCGTCACGCCGCCGGAAGCGGCACCTCCGGCGGGTGCCTG harbors:
- a CDS encoding EF-hand domain-containing protein codes for the protein MTKVLSFRSAAFALMLTPIAACAQPAARQAPAGGAASGGVTLQQYVQRHERKLLAADTDGDGRVSRDEFLAAAKAGKGDPAKRFARIDRNGDGMLDKAEIDAMLAKRFARLDSNGDGVLSPAERAAAHDKSRVAGDGAES